From one Stieleria sp. JC731 genomic stretch:
- a CDS encoding leucyl aminopeptidase produces the protein MSESSSQSQRKSLLGQLPQPTILTANPGADEPCDVAIVGVSDGVALSPTAALIDEKIGHAIERLRDAGKLSSDEGETMLLAGPSEDGPKLVLVIGLGKVKQDKDANRELAFRITSQALRSLVGKPHEKLFVALGECFDKSAYDAIVSGALYALEGQAIYRSKVAINVPETITFSALDDAAINRGTVVGQSINLTRRLVNEPASAIYPESFAEIIAEMSAGNQIECEIWDEKKLAEENCRSILAVGGGSDKPPRLVILRYNGGAEGEAPVALVGKGVTFDSGGLSLKPSDGMIDMKCDMGGAATVIGAMNAIAKLGVKRNVVAVCGLAENMVNGSSYKLGDVIKTRSGKTIEILNTDAEGRVVLADALNVAISYKPSAMIDLATLTGACMVALGNEVAGLMTNDQSVADQVFAAAKVEGELLWQLPMLPLYDEKVKSKVADIKNIGEGRWGGAITAAKFLENFVDKTPWVHLDIAGPAFSDSPKPFRDAGATGVYVRTLLRWVESL, from the coding sequence ATGTCGGAAAGTTCGTCACAGTCTCAACGGAAATCTCTCCTGGGGCAATTGCCCCAACCCACAATCTTGACCGCCAATCCGGGTGCTGATGAGCCTTGCGATGTCGCGATTGTCGGCGTCAGCGATGGTGTAGCACTGAGCCCCACCGCAGCGTTGATTGATGAAAAAATCGGCCATGCGATCGAGCGGCTGCGGGATGCGGGGAAGCTTTCCAGTGACGAAGGCGAAACCATGCTGTTGGCTGGACCCAGTGAAGATGGCCCAAAACTGGTTCTCGTCATCGGACTAGGGAAGGTCAAACAGGACAAAGATGCAAACCGCGAATTGGCATTCAGGATAACCAGTCAAGCGCTTCGTTCCCTGGTTGGCAAACCGCACGAGAAACTGTTCGTCGCGCTGGGCGAGTGCTTTGACAAGTCGGCATACGATGCAATCGTTTCGGGAGCCCTGTATGCCTTGGAAGGCCAAGCGATTTATCGTTCCAAAGTGGCGATCAATGTGCCTGAAACTATCACGTTCTCGGCGCTCGATGATGCCGCCATCAATCGTGGTACCGTCGTGGGGCAGTCAATCAATTTGACTCGGCGACTGGTCAACGAGCCGGCTTCGGCGATCTACCCGGAATCATTCGCCGAGATCATCGCCGAAATGTCTGCTGGCAATCAGATCGAATGCGAGATCTGGGACGAAAAGAAGCTGGCCGAGGAGAACTGTCGATCAATCCTGGCGGTTGGCGGTGGTAGCGATAAGCCACCTCGATTGGTCATCTTGCGATACAACGGGGGTGCCGAAGGTGAAGCCCCGGTCGCCTTGGTCGGCAAAGGCGTGACCTTCGATAGCGGTGGTCTGTCGCTCAAACCCAGTGACGGAATGATCGACATGAAGTGCGACATGGGTGGCGCCGCGACTGTGATCGGAGCCATGAACGCGATCGCAAAACTGGGTGTCAAACGCAACGTGGTAGCCGTTTGTGGTCTCGCCGAAAACATGGTCAACGGCTCCAGCTACAAACTTGGCGACGTGATCAAAACGCGCAGCGGCAAGACGATCGAAATTCTTAATACGGATGCCGAAGGTCGCGTCGTACTGGCCGATGCACTGAACGTCGCGATTTCTTACAAGCCATCCGCGATGATCGACTTGGCAACCTTGACTGGTGCTTGCATGGTCGCACTTGGCAACGAAGTCGCGGGACTGATGACGAACGATCAAAGCGTCGCCGATCAAGTTTTCGCGGCGGCAAAAGTTGAAGGCGAACTGCTTTGGCAACTTCCGATGCTTCCGCTTTACGACGAAAAGGTGAAAAGCAAAGTTGCCGACATCAAGAACATTGGCGAAGGGCGTTGGGGTGGTGCGATCACTGCCGCAAAGTTCTTGGAAAACTTTGTCGACAAAACCCCTTGGGTTCACCTCGATATCGCCGGTCCTGCCTTCTCCGATAGCCCCAAGCCGTTCCGTGATGCAGGCGCGACCGGTGTTTACGTCCGCACGCTGCTGCGTTGGGTCGAATCGCTGTAG
- a CDS encoding UbiD family decarboxylase, protein MKHRSTRDTVNDLRSGGYLIEVTDAVDPNLEMAEIQRRVYANQGPAVLFRNPIGTAFPMVSNLFGSIEQARYLFRDTLESVRRLIEVKLDPSAIAKRPLRYAGVPWTATKMLPKFVRRGAVCEHRCQIADLPMMKSWPDDGGAFVTLPQVLSSDPDAPKNLMKVNLGMYRVQLSGNEYAGDETGLHYQIHRGIGVHHKRALEKSQPLDVAVTVGGSPAMTLAAVMPLPEGLTELTFAGALSGRRVGLVRGDHAPVYGDADFAIVGTIDPNETKPEGPFGDHLGYYSLQHPFPVLKVKHVWHRKDAIWPFTVVGRPPQEDTTFGQLIHELTDPIIPTVIPGVKAVHAVDAAGVHPLLLAIGSERYMPYLKETSPQELLTQSNAILGNGQLSLAKYLIIVDDPLDELKIHDIASFLQYALCRIDPARDLHFQTQTTIDTLDYSGEGFNRGSKVVIAAAGSPKRELPTEIPSSLQLPSGFRNPQVALPGVLVIQSDAYDSQSGRDDIQRFCDAFNRESPISRFPLVTIVDDSDFATRNVQNWLWTTFTRSNPATDVFGIDSQTVAKHWGCHGSIVIDARFKPWQAPGLIEDNETMKKVDALASRGGPLAKYL, encoded by the coding sequence ATGAAGCACCGCAGTACCCGAGACACGGTTAACGATCTACGATCCGGTGGCTATTTAATCGAAGTCACCGACGCGGTCGATCCTAACCTGGAAATGGCCGAGATCCAACGCCGTGTCTATGCCAATCAAGGACCTGCGGTCTTGTTTCGCAATCCAATTGGGACTGCATTCCCGATGGTTTCGAACCTATTCGGATCGATCGAACAAGCTCGTTACCTGTTCCGTGACACTTTGGAATCCGTACGGAGGCTGATCGAAGTCAAACTGGATCCGTCCGCGATTGCGAAGCGTCCACTGCGGTATGCGGGAGTGCCCTGGACGGCGACCAAGATGCTTCCCAAGTTCGTTCGTCGCGGAGCCGTTTGCGAACATCGATGCCAGATCGCCGACCTGCCGATGATGAAGTCGTGGCCGGATGACGGCGGTGCTTTCGTTACCCTACCGCAGGTCCTTAGCAGCGATCCAGACGCCCCCAAGAACTTGATGAAAGTCAACTTGGGTATGTATCGAGTCCAGCTCTCTGGCAACGAATACGCCGGTGACGAAACCGGTTTGCACTACCAAATCCATCGCGGCATCGGTGTTCATCACAAACGCGCCTTAGAAAAGTCGCAGCCACTTGATGTCGCGGTGACCGTTGGCGGATCGCCCGCGATGACGTTGGCCGCTGTTATGCCACTTCCCGAAGGCCTTACCGAGCTAACCTTTGCAGGGGCCTTGTCGGGTCGGCGTGTGGGATTGGTCCGAGGTGACCACGCACCCGTCTATGGTGACGCCGATTTCGCGATCGTCGGAACCATCGATCCGAACGAGACAAAACCGGAAGGCCCGTTTGGCGATCACTTGGGCTATTACAGTTTGCAGCATCCGTTTCCCGTCTTGAAAGTCAAACACGTTTGGCATCGCAAAGACGCGATCTGGCCTTTCACCGTTGTCGGGCGGCCGCCCCAAGAAGACACGACTTTCGGCCAATTGATTCATGAATTGACCGACCCCATCATCCCGACGGTGATCCCTGGCGTCAAAGCCGTGCATGCGGTCGATGCGGCCGGCGTTCACCCGCTGCTGTTGGCGATCGGAAGTGAACGCTACATGCCGTATTTAAAGGAAACATCGCCGCAAGAATTGCTAACCCAATCGAACGCCATCCTGGGCAACGGACAACTGTCGCTAGCGAAATACCTGATCATCGTTGATGACCCGCTGGACGAATTAAAAATTCACGACATCGCATCGTTTCTTCAATACGCACTCTGTCGAATCGACCCGGCTCGTGATTTGCATTTTCAAACGCAAACGACCATCGATACCCTCGACTATAGCGGTGAAGGATTTAACCGCGGTTCGAAAGTTGTTATCGCTGCAGCTGGCAGCCCGAAACGTGAACTGCCAACAGAGATCCCTAGCTCACTTCAATTGCCCAGTGGGTTTCGAAATCCTCAAGTCGCCCTCCCAGGTGTGTTGGTCATCCAAAGCGATGCCTACGATTCGCAATCGGGTCGTGATGACATCCAACGTTTTTGCGACGCGTTCAACCGCGAAAGTCCGATCAGTCGTTTCCCGCTTGTAACGATCGTCGACGACAGCGATTTTGCGACGCGAAACGTACAGAATTGGTTGTGGACAACATTTACGCGTAGCAATCCTGCCACGGATGTCTTCGGCATCGACAGCCAAACGGTTGCCAAGCACTGGGGTTGCCACGGAAGCATCGTGATTGATGCGCGCTTTAAACCTTGGCAAGCGCCTGGATTGATCGAAGACAACGAGACCATGAAAAAGGTTGACGCGCTCGCTTCACGTGGTGGGCCGCTGGCCAAGTACCTTTAG